A stretch of DNA from Dehalobacterium formicoaceticum:
TCTTTACATTATAATATAGCTTTGGCTTCCATTCAGACTTTGCAGTTAAGATTATAGCATTAGAAAACTGAATAGCAATAGAACCGATAATTAAAGCCCAATATCCTAAGCCAAAAAGTGCAAGGGGTATTGTAATTGCAAATGGGATGAAAACAGCTATTATGCGAACTACAAATAGTGTTTTATAGTTAAAATCTCTCCTATATAAAGCCATTTGTATGCTTGAAAAAGATGTTAGAGGCAACTGCATACAAGATATGGCTATTACGTTACCTAATCCTGGATTCCCTACAAATGCTGCCAGCTGTTCACGGAATATGGTTACAATAATCCACAATAAAACAGATATACCAAAGTTCGTCCAAAATGCTACATTAGCATTTTTATATTTTTCATCTTTATCCTTAAACTCATGCTGCACCAAATACTTTTGAAATCCTGAATCGGTAAACATATCTGCAAAACTAATAATCATAGTAACAGTAGCAACTACACCAAATGCTTCAGGCACAAGTATCCTGGCTAAAATCATGTTTGTAATTGGACTGACTAATTTTGCAGCTACTTCTGTGATAGTTGACCATTTTGTTGCATGCAAAATTTTATTTTGAAGATTACTTTCTTTCACTTATGATTTCTCCTTTTAATCCATCAATCCTAATTCCCTAGTACACTTGCCACCTCAGCTGTCCTGGCTTCATATTCTTTACGCAACTATGAGCTGTGGTGACTTTTACATATGAACCCATTCCCAGATATTCTGCCATCCGAAACGATAAATTGATGGTAGGAAACTTTTGCTTCATTAGATTTCTGCCCTGATGGCTGTTCTAGCCATTACTATAGACTGTCTGTAATCAGCACTTTTTACTATATTTTTGTTACATGTATACACAATATTGTTCACCCCCGAAGCAATATAAATGATAATCTATTAGGATCCCTGCTTTCCATTATAGTTTAGAAAGTTCCTTGTCTTATTTCGGTAGTTTTATCCACTCGCCCAATTTTTTATCCCACTCTGCAGGTTCAAATGGAATCATCCCGCTACAGGGAGAAAAAGTTATTTCGGAAAAGAATACCTTATTATCTACTGAGTAAAAATCAGTACGAACAAAAGGACAATTAATGATTTGTGCCAACTCTGCACTAAGTCTTTTCATTTCATCCATATTTGATGGAAACTCAGGCTGTGAGCAAAATTGAGCATAATCAGTTCTGTGGAATTCCATTTTCTTCCTATCAAAATCATAGAATGAGATTTTAGCCGTGGAGTGATCTTCCATTCCCTCACTAACATAAGTAAACTGAGGCACCCCATTGAAATTGAAGAACTTATAGTCGCGCAAACCTTTACTCGAGTTTTCTAGGTACTGCTCCGCTATAATTCTTGGCTTTACATTTTTATACGGCCATTCTCTACCTCCCCAGAAATAATTTTTATTTAGGGAAGCATTGATCTTTTTCCTTGCCACCTCTATATCCATTTTTCCTTTTTCTCTGACAATTACTAATCCGCCACTATCATGTGTACATTTCATGACAAACTGATTTGGCAGCAAACCAAAATCTATGTCTTCAAACTTATCCCACACGCCAAGAGTAGGAATTATATATTCCCCGCCTATACGCTCAGCAACATACTTTTTCGCTTCGTATTTATCAACCATCATTGTATACTCTGGACAACGATCATAAAGCTTAAGCCATTGTAATTTTTCGTTGAATGTCTGTGGATTATTTAGGTTCAGCACCTTACCCATACGAAGCCAATAAATAAGCTTAAGATATGTCCTGTCACTTAGGAAATCAAAATACCCTTTCGCACAAGTAGCTTTCAAGGCTTCCTTGGGTTGAAACAAATATTTTCTTATACTCATTAGATATTCCCTTCCTTAGCAACCTGTTTTTATAAAAAAAGGCACAACGAACTTTTTCTTGGTAGAAAAGCATGATTATCACTATTTCAACTACTATAATTATAGTTGCGATCAATAAGCCATCTTTAACCATGTAAGATAAGAGATTTTTTAGTCCGATTAAATATGTTATTGATAAATATATTGCAAAATAGATGGCTCTATATATCATCGAAAAACCTACCTACCTTAGTCAATGTTCTGTATTGACGTCATTGACGTCGATCTTACAAGTCGAACCTGTTGCAATAGCCACACCATCAGGAGAATTATCAGCACTCCATACACGAACTCTTTAATAACAAGGTATACTGCAGAACGTGGAAGCCCGGATACAATATTCAATACTGCTATTGACACAAATGCTCCTATCGGGTTTTGCTCCATATCACTCCTATCTCGACATTTTGATAGTATCCTCCCTATTATAATTCCAATGATGAACACATAGATGAAACCACCATAATAGCCACCATTCACAAAAGCTTCCCCGATCATTGAGAATCCCGTTCCCCAAGATATACCGAGATATTCTTGAGAAAACCAACTGCCTATAAGAACTTGTTTGATGCCCAGTAAAGATAAAAATCTTGATGAGATAGCACCCAAGATTGCAGTTACATATGTATTTCCATAGGGATAGATTCCATTTCCTACTATCAGAAAGAACGTTATAATTCCCATCGATCCGCCCATTTCAAAGAATGTATCAACAATAGGTGATTCCTCAACGCTCAATCCGTTAATAAAAGTCTCAATGGAAAGCAAATCTAACCCGGTATTACGCACATCTGTAATAACATTCAACATGTAGAGCCCAAATACACCTAGAATTCCCCAAAACACTATATCTTTTAGCCTTATCTTCTTTCTTTGTGCAAATACCCAAATCAGAATCACTAAACTATAAATCCACGACCCTCTATCACCAGACATAGCCCCAAGAGCGGCATAAATCAAGAAAATTATAATCACCGTTCTCGTTACTGTTTTTTTGAAATTGCTTCCTATGAGCAGGCAAAGAAGTGCTGGGAAAAAGAGATACAACAATATTTGTATGTATCCAGACTGGGTTGCCAAATCACCATAATACAGAGCTTTATAACCGAATGTTTGAGCAATCAATAATTCTTTAACTCGCTGATATATGGCTATAGGTGCCACTATGGTAGTTACTATGCAACCGCATTTATATAGTAATTCTCTGTCTTTATAAGCTTTCTCGGTACTGACTATAGTTTTAGTTTTAACGGAACTTTTACCTGCAAACAGAATAGCTCCATAATGGAAAAGCAACATACAAATACAAGTATACCATTTTGCTGTAATCATTTGCGATTCATTTGGAATAATCGATGAACCATAATATAAAATACCTGTTCCTATGCCACGATCTAAGCCAATACCGAGTGCCCACATTACACATTGGCCATAACTGAATAATAGGAAAAAGGTGAAAAAGATTGTATACATTGAAAAGAAACTTTCTTTCCTTTCCCATTTCCACGTAAATATTGCGTATAAATAAACTATAATACCCAACCAATTCAGCATATAGTTAGATTTATCGCCAAGGATAATACAAGTAATCATCAAAGCAACAACGCCCATTGTTGCAAAAACTGTTTTTATAGTTACCCCTCTTTTTACCATATCATGAGTGCAGCTCCTTACTTTACTATTACCTTGTTTATAAAATCCGTCCATTGTGAAACAATCTTCTTGGTCGAAATCATTTCTCTAATCTTTGTAGCTTCTTTTCCCATCTCGATTGCTTTGGCTGGGTTTTTAATTACATCAATCATTGCCTTGCTCATACTATCGACATCCCTGCATGGAATCAAATAACCATTAACTTCATTTATTATATATTGCCTTGCTCCGCCAATGGGACAGTCTGTCGCAATTACGGGTATTCCTATTCCCAATGCTTCCAACATGGAATTGGAGATACCTTCAAAATCGGAAGATATTATAAACGCTGTTGCTTTCGCCATCTTTTCATGTATGCTATCTGAAAAACCACAGAGGCTAACTCGCTCATCTAGTCCAACACTAGCAATATAGGCTTCAAGCTCTTGCCTCATTGGTCCCTCGCCGTAAATATTAAGGAAGCATTCATATCCACTATCAATAACCCGTTTTACAGAATTAATCATAAGATGGAGATTCTTCTGTTTGTTCAATCTGCACGCAGTGATAAATTCTACTTTCGCAGGCCTTGACACATAGAAAGGCAAATCGTCTTTTATTGGGTTCGCTATGATGGTCTGTTTGATTTTATCCGGTACATATTTTTCAAAATAATTTGAGGCATCCTGCGTCTGATACACCACTCCAGAGGCTTCTTTATACAACGCATCCCTCAACATCCTCATCCATTTTGCATTTGGTGACTTCGTCGGGTCATTCCTCTCTGACACGATAATCGGCACTTCTTTACCAATCAAAGTTATCAGTGCATGAATGTTCACATCAGTTAAAAAGGAGACCACAATGTCTGGTGATATCTGGCCGATAATTCGCCTCATTTTCATCATTCTCTCCAGTGGACGGAGAACTTTAATTTTTGAGTTGCACAATATATGGTATAGGGAAACCTTGTCATTTAGCGGATAAGATTGTAATGTGCCATAAATAGTAATTATTGACACCTTTATATCATCGTGTACAAATTGGTTCGACAAATTAGCAATAACTCGTTCTGCCCCACCATTTCCCATAGTCCCTATAACAAAAACAAGACTTTTCATATATTTGTGTTACCCCTTTCTACCTAGTATCTTAGAAAACAGGTTAACTATTTTCATATGTACTTTCTTTCGCACTAAACGAATTTTTTAGTACCCTCTTAACATTTACATAAACGGGAATAAAAATTTTTATGTATTGCCACGGCTTCACCTTGAGCATTCGGTAGCCTTTGTAACGAAGCACAACCTCATAAAAAGTACTCTTAAATGAGTGCTTTTTTAATGCCGCCTTTGGCGAAAAATAATATTTATATAGGGGCTTCTGAATATTATATCCATTTAACCCTTGTGCTGACATTCTCATAAAAAGCTCGTAATCCTGTGCCCTTTTTTGGGCATAATACTCTTCACTATACCCACCTACACCTAATATGGTTTCTCTTCTGAACATAGTAGCCGGGTGAAGATACGGTGAGCCATGTATAATTTGATTCTTTGTCGGTATTTCCGGCTTCTTATTTATTCCGACATTGTCATTCCCATCAGTAAACGTAATTGCATTGCATGACACGAAAGCGTATTCCAGGTTCTTCCTCAAAAAATCAATTTCCTCTTCGAAACGAGTTGGTAGAGATATGTCGTCATCATCCATTCTGGCAATATATTCACCTGTAGCCTCCTCCAGACAGCGATTTAACGATGCAGCTAATCCCAAATTCGTCTGGTTTTGTATAATGATAAATCTGGAGTCCTCTTTTTTGTATCTAACTAGTTTTTCATATGTTTTATCAGTTGATGCATCATCACATATAATAAACTCATAATCTTGAATTGATTGTCTCAATATACTTTCTACTGATCTATCAAGAAACTTAGCCCCATTATGGACGCTCATAATTATTGAAATTAATGCCATATATAGTCAGTCCCTCCAGCCAAGTTATTTTACTTATATTTTGCATATATTTGAATTAATAAAATCAATCTGTATTTTAGTGCAACTTTCATTATTTGAGCCTTGAAGGAGTGCTTGAAATGGCATTTCTTCACAGCTTCACTGTATAGTGGCAAGTCAAGATGATATAAAATATCCTTTTTTATTACAGAGTATGGTTCTTTTTTATAGAACTGCGATACAACCACTGAAAACACTTCATGTGTAATCTTACGATATAGCTGTTCCTGAAAATCGAACTTATGCACATCAATTTGCTTGGCAAGATGATTTGCAATAATCTCTGGACCGTCCCACTTGAAGACATTGTGTCCCTTTGTAATAGAGGATATATTATAACGATAATAATACATACAATCTGGCATAATATACATTGATCTTGCATGATAAATAGACGGAATTGTGCATGCACCATCTTCGCCTACTGTGACATTAACATCTACTAGTTGTTGTTGTTTATATATATTTATTCTGAATGCCTTTGCCCACAAACTTGGTGAAAAATATGTAGCATTCGGTGCTTGAATTAGTTTGGGATAAATTTCATTTTTTAGATTTTCTAAAGTATAGTATCCAATACGGTGCCTTGTATGTTTTTCCTCATTAGACTCTTCTGTTGCCAAATAATAACCACAACAAACGATATCCGGATTATACATTTCTATGACATCAACCATTCTTTTACAATAGTCAATATCAACCCAATCGTCACCGTCTACACATATTAAATATTCACCTGTGGCGATAGCTACACCAGCTTGTCTAGCACTAACAATACCACCATTTCTCTTATGCACAACCTTGACTCGTTCATCTATACTAGCATATTTATCGCAGATGCTAGGACAGTTATCCGGTGAGCCATCATCTACTAATACTATTTCGATATCTGCATAAGATTGATTAATCAAACTTTCAATACATTGTCTAATATAAGATTCAACTTTATATATTGGTACTATTATACTAAACGTCTTATTCGACATATTGATCCTCCTGAAATATTAAATATTGCTATTATAAATTAATTTACCTATCTGTCATCTTAATACAATGCTAATAGGCCTGTGTAGTGCCCCAAAATACAAATCAATGGGAATGGATTGGATACAATTAACCGGACAGATTTTTTAAGTGCATATATTATTAAGCAAAGAAAATAAGGGAAAGGTTTGGTTTCTAATTGCACAACATCTAAGTTTAACCACACGTTGATACCTGTAATGAATCTAAAGTATCTAATTTAGTAAACCGAAAATTTGGTGGAACAACCACCGCTGAACGTTTTGGTCAGTGATCTGACATATTTTAGAGTTAGTACGAGATAGAACTATATTTGGTACTTATTGACCTTTATAACAGTTAAATTATAGGCAATCAGTCTAGGGAAAAATAAAAATGCCCAGTTTATATCACTGGCTTTTGCTAGCGGTATATGAATTTAAATAAAATCCAAATTGGGAGTGTTTCACCTAATTGCTTATGATATAGGTGATATATTGATAGTCTTTGAGAAATTTGGACTTTTGCTGGCAAGAACTACCAAACCTTGATTTGCGCGTTCATAAATATCATTTTAATTTAAAAGTCAATCTATTTATGATTCAACTGTAAAAAGTACAATTTAGCGATTTCCTACCCAACAACAGCACAATACTATATTTGGACTGAATGAGGCAAATTAGGAGTTTCTGCAGTAGAATCATTTATATATTTTAATTAACCTTGATTTTACATTAACAATATCATATTCCATTACTCGCTTTTTATTGAACTCACCAAAGCTATTATTTATGTTATTAATATAATTAGAATACAGAACTGATATATATTTTGAAAAGCCATAAACATCATCTGGTTTTACCAGATAACCACCCTTATCACTTTCTATCAAATCGCTATTTCCTCTTATATCTGAGCAAATTACCGGCAATCCACTTGCCATTGCTTCCATTAATGCCACAGATAGTCCTTCTCTGAATGAAGGGAAAACAAAAATATCTGATGCTTTACAAATCTCTACGATATCATTACGCGTACCTAATAATTTAACTTTATTTTCTATCCCCAATTTCGTTGATAAATTTCTCAAATATTCTTCCAGTATACCTTGTCCACATATTACATAGTATAGATTTGGATTATCCAACTTCGTTATAGCCCTTAAAACCGTTTCATGATTTTTATTTTTGTTTAGTTCACCAACAGAAAGCAGAACGAAGGATTTATCAGGAATATCTAATTCTTTCCGTTTTTCTTCTTTATCAACAATTACATCACTAAATTTCCTAGTATCCAAGCCAACTCCGGGAATATATACTATTTTATCTGTTTTTAAAGATTTAAATGATTTTTTAGCTCTTAAATAGTCTTCATTATTTATTAAAAGAAGTACTTCTGTATATCTAGCAAGCCACTTTTCTATTGGATAATATATCAACCAATTTTTTAGAGGGGCTCCTTTATAAAAATGAAACCCATGTGCTGTATAAAAAACCTTAGTACTCTTAATCTTTCTACAAGCAT
This window harbors:
- a CDS encoding glycosyltransferase, which gives rise to MKSLVFVIGTMGNGGAERVIANLSNQFVHDDIKVSIITIYGTLQSYPLNDKVSLYHILCNSKIKVLRPLERMMKMRRIIGQISPDIVVSFLTDVNIHALITLIGKEVPIIVSERNDPTKSPNAKWMRMLRDALYKEASGVVYQTQDASNYFEKYVPDKIKQTIIANPIKDDLPFYVSRPAKVEFITACRLNKQKNLHLMINSVKRVIDSGYECFLNIYGEGPMRQELEAYIASVGLDERVSLCGFSDSIHEKMAKATAFIISSDFEGISNSMLEALGIGIPVIATDCPIGGARQYIINEVNGYLIPCRDVDSMSKAMIDVIKNPAKAIEMGKEATKIREMISTKKIVSQWTDFINKVIVK
- a CDS encoding glycosyltransferase family 2 protein, with the translated sequence MSNKTFSIIVPIYKVESYIRQCIESLINQSYADIEIVLVDDGSPDNCPSICDKYASIDERVKVVHKRNGGIVSARQAGVAIATGEYLICVDGDDWVDIDYCKRMVDVIEMYNPDIVCCGYYLATEESNEEKHTRHRIGYYTLENLKNEIYPKLIQAPNATYFSPSLWAKAFRINIYKQQQLVDVNVTVGEDGACTIPSIYHARSMYIMPDCMYYYRYNISSITKGHNVFKWDGPEIIANHLAKQIDVHKFDFQEQLYRKITHEVFSVVVSQFYKKEPYSVIKKDILYHLDLPLYSEAVKKCHFKHSFKAQIMKVALKYRLILLIQIYAKYK
- a CDS encoding glycosyltransferase produces the protein MALISIIMSVHNGAKFLDRSVESILRQSIQDYEFIICDDASTDKTYEKLVRYKKEDSRFIIIQNQTNLGLAASLNRCLEEATGEYIARMDDDDISLPTRFEEEIDFLRKNLEYAFVSCNAITFTDGNDNVGINKKPEIPTKNQIIHGSPYLHPATMFRRETILGVGGYSEEYYAQKRAQDYELFMRMSAQGLNGYNIQKPLYKYYFSPKAALKKHSFKSTFYEVVLRYKGYRMLKVKPWQYIKIFIPVYVNVKRVLKNSFSAKESTYENS
- a CDS encoding glycosyltransferase family 4 protein, whose translation is MKILYVTTISNTVNAFLIPHIRMLIEQGHRVDVAFKIEREVRPEIYEMGCKVYDLAFQRSPFNKDNYRAYKKLKQIISNEKYDLVHTHTPVASACVRYACRKIKSTKVFYTAHGFHFYKGAPLKNWLIYYPIEKWLARYTEVLLLINNEDYLRAKKSFKSLKTDKIVYIPGVGLDTRKFSDVIVDKEEKRKELDIPDKSFVLLSVGELNKNKNHETVLRAITKLDNPNLYYVICGQGILEEYLRNLSTKLGIENKVKLLGTRNDIVEICKASDIFVFPSFREGLSVALMEAMASGLPVICSDIRGNSDLIESDKGGYLVKPDDVYGFSKYISVLYSNYINNINNSFGEFNKKRVMEYDIVNVKSRLIKIYK
- the wzy gene encoding O-antigen polysaccharide polymerase Wzy, with the protein product MVKRGVTIKTVFATMGVVALMITCIILGDKSNYMLNWLGIIVYLYAIFTWKWERKESFFSMYTIFFTFFLLFSYGQCVMWALGIGLDRGIGTGILYYGSSIIPNESQMITAKWYTCICMLLFHYGAILFAGKSSVKTKTIVSTEKAYKDRELLYKCGCIVTTIVAPIAIYQRVKELLIAQTFGYKALYYGDLATQSGYIQILLYLFFPALLCLLIGSNFKKTVTRTVIIIFLIYAALGAMSGDRGSWIYSLVILIWVFAQRKKIRLKDIVFWGILGVFGLYMLNVITDVRNTGLDLLSIETFINGLSVEESPIVDTFFEMGGSMGIITFFLIVGNGIYPYGNTYVTAILGAISSRFLSLLGIKQVLIGSWFSQEYLGISWGTGFSMIGEAFVNGGYYGGFIYVFIIGIIIGRILSKCRDRSDMEQNPIGAFVSIAVLNIVSGLPRSAVYLVIKEFVYGVLIILLMVWLLQQVRLVRSTSMTSIQNID
- a CDS encoding ATP-grasp fold amidoligase family protein, giving the protein MSIRKYLFQPKEALKATCAKGYFDFLSDRTYLKLIYWLRMGKVLNLNNPQTFNEKLQWLKLYDRCPEYTMMVDKYEAKKYVAERIGGEYIIPTLGVWDKFEDIDFGLLPNQFVMKCTHDSGGLVIVREKGKMDIEVARKKINASLNKNYFWGGREWPYKNVKPRIIAEQYLENSSKGLRDYKFFNFNGVPQFTYVSEGMEDHSTAKISFYDFDRKKMEFHRTDYAQFCSQPEFPSNMDEMKRLSAELAQIINCPFVRTDFYSVDNKVFFSEITFSPCSGMIPFEPAEWDKKLGEWIKLPK